In Deltaproteobacteria bacterium, a single window of DNA contains:
- a CDS encoding UDP-N-acetylmuramoyl-tripeptide--D-alanyl-D-alanine ligase encodes MTWTLADVLTVTGGVVASGLARPLIFDSVSTDTRRLAPGALFVALTGPTHDGHRFAADALTRGARAAIVRAVPNNVAAVDAIVVSDPLVALGQLAAWTRRRLAPRVIAITGSNGKTTTKEMVAAICDHAIFAPPRSQVLKTVGTENNLIGVPLTLLRLTGHEAVVVLEMGMSEPGEIAKLAAIADPDVGVVTNVGPVHLEGCGSLAGVAAAKGELFAGMRRDGTIAVNRDDEWVMKIAASFSGRCIEFGTGGEVEARAVTDFGLDGVAFDLCVGGRIAKVRVRIPGLHNVANALAAAAVTHAIGLDLDTITAGLDAVAAPPKRMQVVRLANGTTLLNDSYNANPANVEAALRVLTRQSGRPVAVLGEMRELGAESDTLHQHIGALAAQLGVRVLVTVGAYGDALAAGARAGGLSHAAVHVCADPAEAAAAVATLWQSGDVILVKGSRGQATEEVVRLRGSRMAEVVRLLEEAGGRS; translated from the coding sequence ATGACTTGGACGCTCGCCGACGTACTCACCGTGACTGGTGGCGTGGTCGCCTCCGGACTTGCGCGCCCGCTGATCTTTGATTCGGTTTCCACCGATACACGCCGGCTTGCGCCTGGCGCGCTGTTCGTTGCGCTCACTGGTCCGACCCACGACGGTCATCGCTTCGCCGCCGACGCCCTCACGCGCGGTGCGCGCGCCGCCATTGTACGCGCGGTGCCTAACAACGTGGCCGCTGTCGACGCCATAGTTGTCTCGGACCCCCTCGTGGCGCTCGGTCAACTCGCGGCGTGGACGCGCCGCCGACTGGCGCCGCGCGTCATCGCCATCACCGGCAGTAACGGCAAGACCACTACGAAGGAAATGGTTGCCGCCATCTGCGACCACGCGATCTTTGCGCCGCCGCGATCGCAGGTTCTGAAGACAGTTGGGACGGAGAACAATCTCATAGGTGTCCCGCTCACCTTGCTGCGGCTCACCGGTCACGAGGCGGTGGTGGTGCTGGAAATGGGCATGAGCGAACCGGGCGAGATCGCCAAGCTTGCGGCGATCGCCGATCCCGATGTCGGGGTGGTAACGAACGTCGGCCCCGTGCACCTCGAAGGGTGCGGCAGTCTGGCTGGCGTGGCCGCGGCGAAGGGTGAACTGTTCGCCGGCATGCGCCGCGACGGCACCATCGCCGTCAACCGCGACGATGAGTGGGTGATGAAGATCGCTGCGAGTTTCTCAGGACGCTGCATCGAGTTCGGGACTGGTGGTGAGGTTGAAGCGCGCGCGGTGACCGACTTCGGCCTCGACGGCGTCGCGTTTGATCTCTGCGTTGGCGGTCGCATCGCAAAGGTTCGCGTGCGTATTCCCGGTCTGCACAACGTCGCCAACGCGCTGGCAGCCGCCGCGGTCACTCACGCAATCGGCCTCGATCTCGATACCATCACTGCGGGGTTGGACGCAGTCGCGGCGCCGCCGAAGCGAATGCAGGTGGTACGGCTGGCCAATGGGACGACACTGCTCAACGATTCGTACAACGCCAATCCGGCCAATGTAGAAGCGGCGCTGCGCGTGTTGACGCGCCAATCGGGCCGGCCGGTGGCCGTGCTCGGGGAGATGCGCGAACTCGGCGCAGAGAGTGACACGTTGCATCAGCACATCGGCGCACTCGCCGCGCAACTCGGTGTGCGCGTGCTCGTCACGGTTGGCGCCTACGGGGACGCGCTGGCCGCCGGCGCGCGCGCCGGCGGACTTAGCCACGCAGCCGTGCATGTGTGCGCGGATCCGGCGGAGGCCGCCGCCGCGGTGGCAACGCTCTGGCAAAGCGGCGACGTTATCCTGGTCAAAGGTTCGCGCGGTCAGGCGACCGAAGAGGTCGTGCGCCTGCGCGGCTCGCGCATGGCGGAAGTGGTGCGGTTGTTGGAGGAGGCGGGGGGTCGCTCGTGA
- a CDS encoding phospho-N-acetylmuramoyl-pentapeptide-transferase, translated as MLYHLLYPLHSEHSVFNVFRYITFRSLMAAMTSLAISFLLGPWLIRRLTEHQIGQVVRSDGPERHLIKAGTPTMGGTLILFSLILATLLLADLTNTYVWLVIVVTLGFAVIGFLDDYRKLVQKNSAGLSGRQKLMGQFALAFAAAIFLYFKPGFTTTVSFPFFKDLHPDFGVFYIPFAAVFVVGFSNAVNLTDGLDGLAIGPVMTTAGAYVVFAYVAGNVKNAEYLQIPYVAGAGELAIFCAAVVAAGLGFLWFNAYPAMMFMGDVGALPLGAALGIVALLTKQELVLVLAGGIFVVEALSVMLQVGSYKLRRKRIFRMAPIHHHFELQGWPEPQIIVRFWIVSAICAIAALSTLKLR; from the coding sequence ATGCTGTATCATCTCCTCTATCCGCTCCACAGCGAACACAGTGTGTTCAACGTGTTCCGCTACATCACCTTTCGCTCGCTGATGGCGGCTATGACCTCCCTCGCCATTTCCTTCTTGCTCGGGCCGTGGCTGATCCGCCGCCTGACGGAACACCAGATCGGCCAGGTTGTGCGCTCCGACGGTCCGGAACGCCATCTGATCAAAGCGGGAACGCCGACAATGGGTGGTACGTTGATTCTGTTCTCACTCATCCTCGCGACGCTGCTGCTCGCCGATCTCACCAACACCTACGTGTGGCTGGTGATCGTGGTGACGCTCGGATTCGCCGTCATCGGCTTTCTCGACGACTACCGCAAGCTTGTCCAGAAAAACTCCGCCGGGCTGTCGGGACGCCAGAAGCTGATGGGCCAGTTCGCGCTCGCATTCGCGGCGGCGATCTTTCTCTATTTCAAGCCCGGGTTCACCACCACGGTGAGCTTTCCGTTCTTCAAGGATCTTCACCCGGACTTTGGTGTGTTCTACATCCCGTTCGCGGCGGTCTTCGTGGTCGGGTTCTCCAACGCGGTGAACCTCACTGACGGTCTCGATGGACTGGCGATTGGTCCGGTCATGACGACGGCGGGTGCGTATGTCGTGTTTGCCTATGTTGCTGGTAATGTGAAGAACGCCGAGTATCTCCAAATCCCGTACGTCGCAGGTGCCGGCGAATTGGCGATCTTCTGCGCCGCGGTGGTTGCCGCCGGCCTCGGATTTCTGTGGTTCAACGCGTATCCGGCGATGATGTTCATGGGCGACGTGGGAGCGTTGCCGCTGGGCGCGGCGCTCGGCATTGTGGCGCTGCTGACGAAGCAAGAGCTGGTGCTCGTGCTCGCCGGTGGCATCTTCGTTGTCGAGGCGCTGTCAGTCATGCTGCAGGTCGGGTCGTACAAGTTGCGGCGGAAACGCATCTTCCGCATGGCGCCGATCCATCATCACTTCGAGTTGCAAGGCTGGCCCGAGCCGCAAATCATCGTCCGCTTTTGGATCGTCTCGGCGATCTGCGCGATCGCGGCGCTCAGCACGCTGAAGTTACGGTAG
- the murD gene encoding UDP-N-acetylmuramoyl-L-alanine--D-glutamate ligase, translating to MNLAGQRVVVIGGGRTGQATARFLIDRGAIVRVIERNAAMLAQLTLPPKVECVVDDGGEVLLRSIDLVVPSPGVARTHLLLQRAVARGIAVMSEIELAYRFLPCPLLAITGTNGKSTTTTLLGEMLKASGGPIFVGGNLGTPLIDAVQVDAPAYRAAVAEISSFQLEWVQTFRPRIGVLLNLTPDHLDRYPTVAEYAMAKAALLARQQSDDLAVLNRDDPWVWEQRLRTRANCVSFGREPVEFGAFVDGDDLVYWGPDPHARRFALAGVKLQGAHNRENMLAAVTAASLWGVPADAIQRVLEQAEGLLHRLQLVRERAGVRYFDDSKGTNVGAVIKSLESFAGNVILLLGGYDKGSDFSVLRPLLAKRAKQVVLFGKAGVTIAAQISGAAPMVEVASLTDAVAAAATTARPGDTVLLSPGCASFDEFTDYTARGRRFRELVEAL from the coding sequence ATGAACCTCGCCGGCCAACGCGTGGTCGTGATCGGAGGCGGTCGAACCGGGCAGGCGACCGCGCGGTTCCTGATCGATCGCGGTGCCATCGTACGCGTGATCGAGCGCAACGCCGCCATGCTGGCGCAGTTGACGCTGCCGCCAAAGGTCGAGTGTGTTGTCGACGACGGCGGCGAGGTGCTGCTACGAAGCATCGATCTCGTGGTGCCGAGCCCCGGCGTCGCGCGCACACACCTGCTGCTGCAACGCGCGGTGGCGCGCGGCATCGCGGTGATGAGTGAGATCGAACTCGCCTATCGATTTCTGCCGTGCCCGCTGCTGGCGATTACCGGCACCAACGGGAAGAGCACGACCACCACGTTGCTGGGCGAGATGCTGAAGGCGAGCGGTGGTCCGATCTTCGTTGGCGGCAATCTTGGCACTCCGCTGATCGACGCCGTGCAAGTCGATGCCCCTGCGTATCGCGCCGCCGTTGCGGAGATCTCCAGTTTCCAACTCGAGTGGGTGCAGACTTTTCGGCCACGCATTGGAGTGCTGCTCAATCTCACGCCTGATCATCTCGATCGGTACCCTACGGTAGCCGAGTATGCGATGGCGAAGGCGGCGTTGTTGGCGCGCCAACAATCCGATGATCTTGCGGTGCTGAACCGCGACGATCCTTGGGTCTGGGAGCAGCGGCTGCGCACCCGAGCCAACTGCGTTTCGTTTGGCCGCGAGCCGGTTGAGTTTGGCGCCTTTGTCGATGGTGACGACCTCGTCTACTGGGGACCGGATCCGCACGCACGTCGGTTCGCCCTCGCCGGTGTGAAACTGCAGGGCGCTCACAACCGCGAGAACATGCTCGCGGCGGTGACTGCTGCATCGCTCTGGGGTGTGCCTGCCGATGCGATTCAGCGCGTGCTGGAACAGGCCGAAGGTTTGCTGCACCGCTTGCAACTCGTGCGCGAGCGCGCCGGTGTGCGTTATTTCGACGACTCGAAGGGCACCAACGTCGGCGCCGTGATCAAATCGCTCGAAAGCTTCGCCGGCAACGTGATTCTCCTGCTCGGCGGTTACGACAAGGGCAGCGACTTCTCCGTCCTGCGCCCGTTGCTCGCCAAGCGGGCGAAGCAAGTGGTGCTGTTCGGCAAGGCGGGCGTGACGATTGCGGCGCAGATTTCCGGTGCGGCGCCGATGGTCGAGGTGGCGAGCTTGACCGACGCCGTGGCGGCCGCGGCGACAACCGCGCGGCCCGGTGACACGGTGCTGTTGTCGCCGGGCTGTGCCAGCTTCGATGAATTCACCGACTACACGGCGCGGGGACGGCGCTTCCGCGAGCTGGTGGAGGCGTTGTGA
- the ftsW gene encoding putative lipid II flippase FtsW codes for MSTLALPGWRTLQRRVVMPRLHRPDWWLLIAVAGLVGLGIVLVFNASYFYALDRSGDPYLYFRKHLLSIVMGGTLAVAVSKIRIELLERSAHVLLLLGIISLALVLIPHVGLVRGGARRWIGIGGFSIQPSEWVKIALAIYLAQSIARRGEKMASFTMGILPHLIVVGVCMALIVVQPDFGTAAILGLLLMAMLFAGGARVLHLLALAVPGILLATFTIMHAGYRMRRIMAFLDPWKYSKDIAFQLVQSLIAFGSGGVTGVGLGQSKQKLFFLPEAHTDFIFALVGEELGLFGVLLVLALFGLLGMRGFRVALRHPDRFGSLLAFGLTLVLLLEAVVNVGVVLGLLPTKGLALPFLSSGGSAMMVALVQVGLLAALSRQTG; via the coding sequence GTGAGCACGCTCGCGCTGCCAGGCTGGCGTACGCTGCAGCGGCGCGTGGTGATGCCACGCTTGCACCGGCCCGACTGGTGGTTGCTGATTGCAGTGGCTGGTCTGGTCGGGCTCGGCATCGTGTTGGTGTTCAACGCGAGCTACTTCTACGCGCTCGATCGCAGCGGCGATCCATATCTGTATTTTCGCAAACACCTGCTCTCGATCGTGATGGGTGGAACGCTCGCCGTCGCGGTGTCGAAGATCCGCATCGAGCTACTCGAGCGGAGTGCTCATGTCCTCTTGCTGCTCGGGATCATCTCGCTGGCTCTCGTGTTGATTCCGCACGTGGGCCTGGTGCGCGGGGGGGCGCGTCGATGGATCGGGATCGGCGGTTTTTCGATCCAGCCCTCGGAGTGGGTGAAGATTGCGCTGGCGATTTATCTCGCGCAATCGATTGCGCGCCGCGGCGAGAAGATGGCCTCGTTCACGATGGGCATTCTTCCGCACTTGATCGTCGTTGGCGTGTGCATGGCGCTCATCGTGGTGCAGCCGGACTTCGGGACGGCGGCGATCCTCGGCTTGTTGCTGATGGCGATGTTGTTTGCCGGTGGCGCGCGCGTGCTGCACCTGCTGGCGCTTGCCGTGCCTGGGATTCTGCTGGCCACCTTCACCATCATGCACGCCGGCTACCGCATGCGGCGCATCATGGCGTTCCTCGATCCGTGGAAGTACAGCAAGGACATCGCTTTCCAACTCGTGCAATCGTTGATCGCGTTTGGTTCGGGCGGCGTCACGGGCGTCGGGCTGGGCCAGAGCAAACAGAAGCTCTTCTTCCTGCCTGAGGCGCACACCGACTTCATCTTTGCCCTTGTGGGTGAGGAGCTCGGATTGTTCGGGGTTCTGCTGGTACTCGCGCTGTTCGGGCTGCTCGGCATGCGCGGCTTCCGGGTCGCCTTGCGACACCCCGATCGGTTCGGAAGCTTACTGGCATTCGGGCTGACTTTGGTGCTATTGCTCGAAGCGGTGGTGAACGTGGGGGTGGTGTTGGGACTGCTTCCTACCAAAGGCTTGGCCCTTCCATTTTTGAGCAGTGGCGGTTCCGCCATGATGGTGGCGCTCGTCCAAGTCGGCTTGTTGGCCGCGCTGTCGCGGCAGACTGGTTGA
- the murG gene encoding undecaprenyldiphospho-muramoylpentapeptide beta-N-acetylglucosaminyltransferase has protein sequence MIVAGGGTGGHLFPGLAVAQAADAAGDTVWFVGSRYGIEARVIPSTPFNFIALPMRGLRGHGWRGVLDVAWRLPVSLLRAWRVLGQFRPEVVVGVGGYASAPMVLAAWLRRIPRVLLEQNAHPGLTNRRLARLANRVCIAFADAVTFFPAGRATLTGNPVRTLRSSEVTPRVGFTLFIFGGSQGAHHLNLAMTDAAAALSQRVPQLHVVHQTGTADLELVRARYAEAGVEADVSAFIDDMGAAYERADLVVCRSGATTVAELTTLGKPAILIPYPFAADDEQRANAEVLVRRGAAEMILDRDLTGALVAERVSALAADPARRQAMASAARQLAVPDAAERVLAVCREVIAQEARHA, from the coding sequence ATGATCGTGGCCGGCGGCGGGACGGGCGGGCATCTCTTCCCGGGATTGGCAGTGGCCCAAGCCGCGGACGCCGCGGGCGATACGGTGTGGTTTGTCGGCAGCCGCTACGGCATCGAGGCTCGGGTGATCCCGTCGACACCGTTCAACTTTATCGCGTTGCCGATGCGCGGATTGCGTGGTCACGGCTGGCGTGGCGTGCTGGATGTCGCGTGGCGGTTGCCGGTGTCGCTGCTGCGAGCATGGAGGGTCCTCGGTCAGTTCCGCCCCGAGGTGGTGGTTGGAGTCGGTGGCTACGCGTCCGCACCGATGGTGTTGGCCGCGTGGCTGCGGCGGATCCCGCGCGTATTGCTGGAGCAGAACGCGCACCCTGGGTTGACCAACCGCCGTCTCGCACGTTTGGCTAATCGCGTGTGCATCGCCTTCGCCGACGCGGTGACGTTCTTTCCCGCCGGCCGCGCGACCCTCACCGGCAACCCAGTTCGGACGCTGCGCTCTTCCGAGGTGACGCCCCGCGTCGGCTTCACGCTCTTCATCTTCGGTGGCAGCCAAGGCGCGCATCATCTGAATCTCGCGATGACCGACGCGGCCGCAGCGTTGTCGCAGCGGGTTCCGCAACTCCACGTGGTTCATCAGACCGGCACGGCTGATCTCGAATTGGTTCGCGCGCGCTACGCCGAGGCCGGTGTGGAGGCGGACGTCTCGGCGTTCATCGACGACATGGGCGCTGCGTACGAGCGCGCCGATCTCGTCGTGTGTCGCTCCGGCGCCACGACGGTGGCTGAGCTGACGACGCTCGGCAAGCCGGCGATCCTGATTCCGTATCCATTCGCCGCCGACGATGAGCAGCGCGCCAATGCCGAGGTGCTGGTGCGTCGCGGAGCGGCCGAGATGATTCTCGATCGCGACCTCACCGGCGCGCTCGTCGCCGAACGCGTCAGCGCCCTTGCCGCCGATCCGGCGCGGCGCCAAGCGATGGCGAGCGCGGCACGGCAACTCGCGGTTCCGGATGCGGCCGAACGCGTGCTTGCAGTCTGCCGCGAAGTGATCGCTCAGGAGGCCAGGCATGCCTAA
- a CDS encoding UDP-N-acetylmuramate--L-alanine ligase — MFTEPRRVHFVGIGGIGMSGIAEVLLTLGHQVTGSDIGESDTTRRLTQLGARITIGHSAAAVPPDVNVVVISSAVKFSNPEVVRARELKIPVIPRAEMLAELMRLKWGIAVAGTHGKTTTTSLIAAILRRADLDPTVVIGGRVHSLGSNARLGQGELMVVEADESDGTFLLLSPTIAVITNIDPEHLDYYGDMDRVKAAYLEFANRVPFYGAAVVCLDHVTVRALLPQMRKRVITYGTTEEADFVARNLSVTGMTTSFEVVAHGESLGELAVRMPGRHHALNALAATAVAMELDVSLGAIRDALAEFGGIHRRFEVCGEAGGVLVVSDYGHHPEEIRATIAAAREGFGRRLVVVFQPHRFTRTRDLFGDFLDAFDAADELVLTEIYAAGEAPIEGVTSEVLYWALRRRGHIEASYVPQRDQVVPELQARVRPGDLVLMLGAGDIYQAGEELVRALTGSPHAWTMQ, encoded by the coding sequence TTGTTCACCGAGCCACGGCGCGTTCACTTCGTCGGCATTGGCGGCATCGGCATGAGCGGAATCGCCGAGGTGCTGCTCACCCTCGGGCACCAGGTTACGGGTTCCGACATCGGCGAGAGCGACACGACGCGGCGACTCACGCAGCTTGGCGCGCGCATCACCATCGGCCACTCGGCTGCGGCCGTGCCGCCAGATGTCAATGTGGTGGTGATCTCGTCGGCGGTGAAATTCTCCAACCCCGAAGTCGTGCGCGCGCGCGAGTTGAAGATCCCGGTGATTCCGCGCGCTGAAATGCTCGCCGAGCTGATGCGCTTGAAGTGGGGCATCGCGGTTGCCGGCACGCACGGCAAGACCACCACCACGTCGTTGATCGCCGCAATCTTGCGCCGCGCCGACCTCGACCCGACCGTGGTGATCGGTGGCCGGGTGCACAGCCTGGGCAGCAACGCGCGCCTTGGGCAGGGCGAGCTGATGGTCGTCGAGGCCGACGAAAGCGACGGGACGTTCTTGCTCCTGTCGCCGACGATCGCGGTGATCACCAACATCGACCCCGAACACCTCGACTACTACGGCGACATGGATCGCGTGAAGGCGGCGTATCTGGAGTTCGCCAATCGCGTTCCGTTTTACGGCGCGGCGGTGGTGTGCCTCGACCATGTCACCGTGCGCGCGTTGTTGCCGCAGATGCGCAAGCGCGTGATCACGTACGGAACCACCGAGGAAGCCGACTTCGTTGCGCGCAACCTCTCGGTGACCGGCATGACGACCAGCTTCGAGGTGGTTGCTCACGGCGAGTCGTTGGGCGAACTGGCGGTGCGCATGCCGGGCCGGCATCACGCCCTCAACGCGCTCGCGGCGACCGCCGTGGCCATGGAGCTCGACGTGTCGCTTGGCGCGATCCGCGACGCCTTGGCCGAGTTCGGCGGCATTCATCGCCGCTTCGAGGTGTGTGGCGAGGCCGGCGGGGTGCTGGTCGTCAGCGACTACGGTCATCATCCGGAAGAAATTCGCGCCACCATCGCGGCGGCGCGGGAAGGATTCGGGCGCCGCTTGGTCGTCGTCTTCCAACCGCACCGCTTTACCCGTACGCGCGATCTGTTCGGTGACTTCCTCGACGCCTTCGACGCCGCGGATGAATTGGTGCTGACCGAAATCTACGCCGCCGGCGAGGCGCCCATCGAGGGCGTGACGAGCGAAGTGTTGTACTGGGCGCTGCGCCGTCGTGGCCACATCGAAGCTAGCTACGTTCCGCAGCGCGATCAGGTGGTGCCGGAGCTGCAGGCGCGCGTGCGCCCCGGCGATCTCGTGCTGATGCTGGGCGCCGGCGATATCTATCAAGCCGGCGAAGAGTTGGTGCGCGCGCTCACCGGCTCACCGCACGCGTGGACGATGCAGTGA
- the murB gene encoding UDP-N-acetylmuramate dehydrogenase encodes MTEALLNSLREVFGARARAGEPLSRHTSFRIGGPADVWVEVDSVAEVQQVLSAAHRAAAPLFVLGGGTNLLVSDRGVRGIVMKLGRTFAQIEWHPNGAGTHVYAGAAAPFKKLVTEAVHRALAGLEFAEGIPGSLGGGLLMNAGAFGGEIAQVIEAIEGVDAERGPQRLPREVLRFGYRHFDLPRGFVVTHLALRLLPGDAEAVRTRKLEYKRRRETHQPLGYPNAGSIFKNPPGQYAGRLIEAAGFKGRRVGGAMVSEQHANFIVNAGGATAADVRALMAEIVAGVQQQHQVTLQPEVKLVGDWGTSA; translated from the coding sequence GTGACCGAAGCGCTTCTCAACTCCCTGCGCGAAGTCTTTGGCGCGCGTGCCCGTGCCGGCGAACCGCTCAGCCGCCACACTTCGTTTCGTATTGGTGGCCCTGCCGATGTGTGGGTGGAAGTCGACAGCGTGGCGGAAGTGCAGCAGGTGCTGAGCGCGGCCCACCGCGCCGCGGCGCCGCTGTTCGTATTGGGGGGCGGCACCAATCTGCTGGTGAGCGATCGCGGCGTACGCGGCATCGTGATGAAGCTCGGACGTACGTTCGCGCAGATCGAGTGGCATCCCAACGGTGCGGGCACGCACGTGTACGCCGGCGCGGCGGCGCCGTTCAAGAAGTTGGTGACCGAAGCGGTGCACCGTGCGCTCGCCGGCCTCGAGTTTGCCGAAGGTATCCCGGGCTCACTCGGTGGGGGGTTGCTGATGAACGCCGGCGCATTCGGCGGCGAGATCGCGCAGGTGATCGAAGCCATCGAAGGCGTCGATGCCGAGCGCGGCCCGCAACGATTGCCGCGCGAGGTGCTCCGGTTCGGCTATCGCCACTTTGATTTGCCGCGTGGCTTCGTTGTCACCCACCTCGCGCTGCGGTTGCTGCCCGGCGATGCCGAGGCGGTGCGAACGCGCAAGCTGGAGTACAAACGCCGGCGCGAAACGCACCAGCCGCTCGGGTACCCGAACGCCGGCTCGATCTTCAAGAATCCGCCGGGACAGTATGCCGGCCGATTGATCGAGGCCGCCGGCTTCAAAGGTCGTCGGGTCGGCGGCGCGATGGTGTCGGAGCAGCACGCGAACTTCATCGTCAACGCCGGTGGCGCGACCGCCGCCGACGTCCGTGCGTTGATGGCCGAGATCGTCGCGGGTGTGCAACAGCAACACCAGGTAACACTGCAACCCGAAGTGAAGTTGGTCGGCGATTGGGGGACGAGCGCATGA
- a CDS encoding FtsQ-type POTRA domain-containing protein, whose product MKRRRRKMFGKRSRVPWRRLALPCVLVSAALALMASVCWMVPRVWTAASHHHYFTLTEVSVRGNSHLSREDLLRWGDLRPGMSIWDADPSQVRARLREHPDLRDAQVRRDFPSRLVIVVRERTPVAIAVLDDLYFVDRSGRVMNRLDDSDSRDLPLITGLRASAVDNSDAVLLRRAVRLVRLCRREGCGAGLSEVNVDARRGVTIVPLRRSVPIVLGWGNWRGKLTRTSRVLAVWEGQEARVALFDASFPNQVIVRLREQPAAPKVGKQKQPGSPLVPRGGAKAGVRT is encoded by the coding sequence ATGAAGCGCCGGCGCCGCAAGATGTTTGGCAAGCGCTCGCGCGTGCCGTGGCGGCGCTTGGCGCTCCCTTGTGTCCTGGTGAGTGCTGCGCTCGCGTTGATGGCCTCGGTGTGTTGGATGGTGCCGCGCGTGTGGACCGCTGCTAGTCATCATCACTATTTTACGCTCACCGAAGTCAGCGTGCGTGGCAACAGTCATCTCAGCCGCGAGGATCTTCTGCGCTGGGGGGATCTGCGGCCGGGCATGAGTATCTGGGACGCCGACCCGTCGCAGGTACGCGCGCGCTTGCGCGAACATCCGGACCTACGCGACGCGCAGGTCCGCCGTGACTTTCCGAGCCGCTTGGTGATCGTGGTACGCGAACGCACGCCGGTTGCCATCGCGGTGCTCGACGATCTGTACTTCGTCGATCGCAGCGGACGGGTGATGAACCGCCTCGACGACAGCGACAGCCGTGACCTGCCGTTGATTACCGGACTGCGCGCGAGCGCCGTCGACAACAGCGACGCGGTGCTGTTGCGCCGCGCCGTCCGGCTGGTGAGGTTGTGTCGGCGCGAAGGCTGCGGCGCAGGCCTGTCCGAGGTCAACGTCGACGCGCGGCGCGGTGTCACCATCGTTCCGCTGCGGCGCTCGGTGCCGATCGTGCTCGGTTGGGGCAATTGGCGCGGCAAGCTCACGCGTACTTCGCGGGTGCTGGCGGTGTGGGAGGGGCAGGAAGCGCGCGTGGCGTTGTTCGACGCCAGCTTTCCCAATCAAGTGATCGTGCGCTTGCGCGAGCAACCTGCGGCACCCAAAGTCGGCAAGCAGAAACAGCCGGGAAGTCCGCTCGTCCCGCGCGGCGGCGCCAAAGCGGGAGTGCGGACCTGA
- the ftsA gene encoding cell division protein FtsA → MAKRGDTQGELLVGLDIGTAKVAAVVGEVHDGAVTVTGVGSAPCAGLRKGMVVNIDATVQAIERAVKEAEVMASCQIHSVFAGIGGTHIKSFNSHGVVAVKNREVASGDVARVVDAARAVALPLDRDILHVLAQEYVVDGQDGIKEPFGMSGVRLETRVHVVTTAIASAQNVVKCCQRSGLHVADLVFAPLAAAEAVLTMEERELGVALVEVGAGTTNVLIFSQGALKHSAVLGLGGNHVTSDIAAGLRTPFREAELLKQRHGCALIRLAKIGQAVEVASVGGRTPRVLERQTLAEIIEPRLEEIFTLAHRQIVRCGYEDALTSGIVLTGGGAMVDGAGALAEQVFQMPARLGVPINNPSASGNGGSAPADAGGPLFATAVGLVLYGAKPRDTAAPVAEELRGFGKVRQRMVGWIKEFF, encoded by the coding sequence ATGGCCAAGCGGGGGGACACGCAGGGGGAACTGCTGGTCGGGCTCGACATCGGCACGGCCAAGGTGGCGGCGGTCGTCGGCGAAGTACATGACGGGGCGGTCACGGTGACCGGTGTCGGCAGCGCGCCGTGCGCGGGTCTGCGCAAGGGAATGGTCGTTAACATCGATGCGACGGTGCAAGCGATCGAGCGGGCGGTGAAGGAAGCCGAGGTGATGGCGAGTTGCCAGATCCACAGCGTCTTCGCCGGCATTGGCGGCACGCACATCAAGTCGTTCAACAGCCATGGGGTCGTCGCGGTGAAAAATCGCGAGGTCGCATCTGGCGACGTGGCGCGCGTGGTCGATGCCGCGCGGGCGGTGGCGTTACCGCTCGATCGCGACATCTTGCATGTGCTCGCGCAGGAGTACGTCGTCGACGGGCAGGACGGCATCAAGGAACCGTTCGGGATGTCGGGCGTGCGGCTGGAGACCAGGGTGCACGTAGTCACGACCGCGATTGCCTCGGCGCAGAATGTCGTCAAGTGCTGCCAGCGCAGCGGTCTGCACGTCGCCGATCTGGTGTTCGCGCCGCTAGCTGCTGCCGAAGCGGTATTGACCATGGAGGAGCGCGAACTGGGTGTCGCGCTGGTGGAAGTCGGCGCGGGAACGACCAACGTGCTGATCTTCAGCCAGGGCGCGCTCAAACACAGCGCGGTGCTAGGTCTCGGCGGCAATCATGTCACCAGCGACATCGCGGCGGGCTTGCGGACGCCGTTTCGCGAAGCCGAACTGCTCAAGCAGCGGCATGGCTGTGCGCTGATCCGCTTGGCGAAGATCGGCCAAGCGGTGGAAGTCGCCAGCGTCGGCGGTCGCACGCCGCGCGTTCTGGAGCGCCAAACGTTGGCCGAGATCATCGAGCCGCGCTTGGAGGAGATCTTCACGCTCGCGCATCGGCAGATCGTGCGCTGCGGCTACGAGGACGCGTTGACCTCGGGCATTGTGCTGACCGGTGGCGGCGCCATGGTGGACGGCGCCGGTGCGCTGGCCGAGCAAGTGTTCCAGATGCCGGCACGTCTCGGCGTGCCGATCAACAATCCAAGCGCTAGCGGCAACGGCGGTAGCGCGCCGGCGGATGCCGGCGGGCCGCTGTTCGCGACGGCGGTCGGTCTGGTGCTCTACGGCGCCAAGCCGCGCGATACGGCGGCGCCGGTGGCCGAGGAGCTGCGCGGCTTTGGCAAGGTCCGCCAGCGCATGGTCGGATGGATCAAAGAGTTCTTCTGA